CACTTGATTTCTAGCTGTAGGAATGCTATTCCATGAGAACACAACTTGTCTCAGTATGACTTGATGCTATACATTAGTTTACAAAGTTCTcctaaaataacaaaaacataactAATGGAGGAATAGGTATTTCGTTTTGATTACGATAACATAAGACAGTTGGTCATTAATCGAAATGACTGGAAATCCCAGACTGTTGCTTTAAGGCTGAAAGAGAAGAGCATAGTGGATAGGATAGTGGATTGTTGAGTTATGGGAGATATGAGTCCCGATTCCTTGCCTTCTCCCAATAGTGAGCACTAGTTCACCcttaatggatgtaaaaacactCCCTTTGTGTAACAAATGCCAACAGTCCACCACATTTCGTCCACCTGTCCATTCCTTCTAAATCCACGAGGGGGAGTGAACGAGCGAACACTTACAGGACAAGGAATCGGAAACAGCTATGGACTTGGGTGCGTGTCCACTGTCAAGAGAGCGGCTGGATAGAAAATcagcatatttagaggtacagcACTACAAGACCAGTATTAGAACAAACTGCTCTAGAGAAAGCACWGTACGCACCAATAAGAACAGTTCAYTGACTGACAAACCAATGTGAGGCTTTGCTTAAACTGTCTACAGCGTTGGTCCTTCAATCTAAAAAAACACTCACTTACAGCCTCTTGCGAACACTGTAAAAACAGACACGTTTTAAAAAACattctttataaaaaaaacacacatcaaaatataactatttatatatttttttaaacaatgactAACTTAATATACAATTTAAGCCATAAAGGCTAATTCGACTTGGCACAAATGATACATTTCAGATttgcattttttcccctcattaatatatatataccagtGTAAGGCAGCAGCAGTCTGTAGCAAAAGAAAACGCATAAAATAAAGTCAGAACAACTTCCTCCATGCCATTTCCCTTTATAGTGGTGTTTCTTCACAGGCAGtccaaaatatataaaagatttttaaaaataaacaagCTTCATCTGTTTGGTCCAGAACGATAGTGGATCCAGGTCCTAGCTGCCCCCCTGTGGGGTCAGACGATGTCGGGCTGGCCGAACATGTGGTCTCGGCCGGGTGGGTACTGCTGGGTCCAGTCGACCGTGGCGGGCTTGGACAGCCCACAGCAACGCAGCTGGAAGAACGACACAAGGTTCCGCACCACACCCAAactatggagggagagagagaaatgagagtaatggagaaagagagaagcactGGCCTACAATACTAAATAGTGTGAGGGAATACTGTTTATCGCTTTCAGTCACCAAGTAAACGGAATCGGCAGGCTAGCCTGATGAAGGTTAGCctatcttgtctagccatcttgtctcaagaagGTCCACAATYgaaataagtcccagactgtgtgttatcctcgatgattttactcatgtgcacgtatggctttttcaagttttacgtgtgcttttttatttttttaatatattttttttaaatggtcaaattaataaacCAAAGAAGACCACTTACTTGTAAGGGTTCTGTCTGAGAGAGATGGATTGTGGGAGTTTCCTCTGACGAAGCACCAGGTTTGCAATCTCTGCGTTTGTCAGGCCGTAGAACGCAATCtgttcagacacacacattctaacTAATATAGAAATGTCACTACGCCTCCAAATCGTCACATTGGCTTTACAAGTCCCTgtcgttaaaaaaaatatgataaaaCAACGATAAATAATGCATCCGTTGAATATTTCCTCAAAAAGACAACAGAAATAGCAGCTCTCCTCCCAGCCCGGCATCATTAAGGCAGTGAGCAGCATGGGGGACTGCCCCGGGGAAGACACTGCAGCAAGACGGCGTCAACACAGAAGACAACACATCAATCATGAATAATACAAGCAGCGTTTGATTCTGAGCAAATCAAAAAGACACGCGCAGCGTGTAGCTCGAGTGCACATAGTAACGCGGTAGTTTTCTTTCACAGCGTTTCAAGAAGTTATTCAAATACAACATGCATACAGTTGTAGAAGTGGAGGTAGCATTGTAGCATCATATAgctactacacaaacacacaattaccTGGTAGAGCTGTATGACCAGGAGTATGGAAGCCCAGGTGGTATGGAAGAAAGCTAGACAGAAGACACCCAGTACCCAGGAAGAACAGCCCACCAGGGCAGAGATGGCACCCCACACACCCTCCTCCTGGTAGTGCAYCGGGCAGTGCTTTGACCAgtctggcaacacacacacacgagaatgTCAGGCAGGAAGACAAGTACATGCGTTAAGAATGTACACAAATAAAGTACTATTGTCTATGTGACCAATTGAGACTGTCACTCACACACGAGACATCCGTAGAACATCCACGCTCCCATCAGGCAGAGATAGAGCAGGAAGAGAACAAAGAAGTGGTGATTCCTGGCACCTGAAGAAAGTAAGAACGGGTGGGAGAAAGAGACAAAGTGGCAAATGATGGCTGTGCATTTGTGTCAGCTAATCTTAAAAGAATACTGCGTTTCCAACTGTTGAAATACTAGCCGACTGCCACTACAACGATTGCATTCCACTACACAACCCTATTAGCGCGTATTGAGCTTTAGTGTAGATTATCCTACAAACTGTATCTATAATTCAGGGTACATTTTTAGTCACCTATGCAGCCATTGATCCAGACGGAGTGATGATCCTGTTTTGCCACGCAGGCGTCACAGGAGAAGCAGTGACTGGCCCTCATAGGCTTCTTCATCTGCATGACCGAAAcaaatcaaccaatcagcatttcaACATATCACCACATTTCCTAACATGTGAAAGCACGAGCAAACATATTTTTTCATTGGAGGTCATGAGTATCCCTCTATCTCGCTAATAGCTACGGTTGAGTAAACGTGTTGGAATGGAACTGGTCTACTTTGGTCCTTGTGGCTTACCATACAGGAAGTGCAGAAGATCCTGGGGTCCAAGCAGCCCGCCTCTGCCAGCAACACCACATTCTGTAGGCGACACAGAAGACCAACAAGATCCATCACGTCCATGTCATTGAAGTAGATTGGCAGCCAGGTCACATGCCATCTACCCCTCCAGCCAGACCAGGGTAAATGTTGACCCGTCCATAATGTTTTTCTAACAGTCTTTAAAAACCAAAACAACGCCTCTCCCGATGTCRTGCTCCTTACCAGCTTTTTCTCTTCCTCAGTTGCCTTGACGATGCCGGGGTCAGTCCTACAGGAGCGGAGGTAGTAGTAGAGCAGAGCCGTGGCGTTGAACGTGAACAACACCTGTACCGTGGCACTGGGACCATGTAGGGAGATGGGTTAAGGACATAACATCGCAccacatacagtaggtgtattCCAACCTACCCTGGAAGTCacgttctacctgataattcaaTCGCACCCACCTAGTGTCCCAGGACTAAATAGGTCCCTGATTGGAGGGGAAGaatgaaaaaaacacaaataaaatgacTGCGGTCCAGATTAGAATTTTATGGGTGTGAAACGTTAACTACTTTAGCACCTAAACCATGATACTGGACTGAGATGGACTTGGTATGAGAGCGCGGCGCAGCGGGAGTGCTGCAGCCTCTCAAGCACATAGCGGCATGGGTAGAAAATACCACCCGAACCCTATACTTTCGCACTGTCTACCCTGTACCCCGCCATCTGATAAAATACGCAAGGAGGAAGGAGCTCCGGTTCTCcttcaaaaaaacatttcttttattttttttatggactTGGTTAGGCTGGACTAGAATGGTCTGGACTGAACTAGACGAGATTGAGATTGACTTTCCTAGTCCATGACAAGGGGCTTTTTAGTGTTGATTCAGTACAGTGTTACATGCTGGGTAAGTACAGAACGTAGAGTGCTGCGCTGGGTTGGAGTGTGAGTGACAGTAGAGGCCCTGTGTTAAAGGATATCAGGCAGGAAGCACAGGCACCAGGTGACCAGCATCCAGAAGATTGATGCCATGAGAGCTGTAGCAGGAACCAGCGACTGCAGGGCCGGGCTCGCCAACTGCCTgtaagtgtacacacacacccacacttatTATTGTACATGTTATAATATTGTTTCAACTGTtcgcccgagtggcgcagcggtctaaggcactgcatctcagtgcaagaggtgtcactacagtccctggttcgaatccaggctgtatcacatccggcKGTGATGASTCCCATAGGGCGGRgcacaattggcccagtgttgtccgggttaggccaaataagaatttgttcttaactgacttgcctagttaaataaaaggttacatttaaaatgtaaattWAAAAAAATATCAGTCTTGTATGAAAATGAGTTGCCCCATCAGTGCTCCTAGAGAGTACATCTACTTAATGTCAGCAAACAACTGCCCAGGGAGATTTGACAGAACCAAGCACGGACAGTATGAATAAAAGCAGGCTACTAGAGTCAGTACGTGAGCGCCATCTTGCGGAGGTCCCATGTAATACCAACAGAGCTCTAGACAAGGGGTGCACTGCGGATCTSTCAATGCYTCMCAGTTAACTAGCAGTTGAAGAACACTCATAACAGCTGATCAACCCTAACCGCTGTGATGGCGTGTGCTCTCGTCTACTGGATTGACCACGGGCGGCCAATGTGCGTTCTCACCGTTGGGCCAGGTTGACCACAGCCATCACACAGGCCAGCAGAACCCCTTTCAGCAGCCAGGATTCTGAGCTCAAGTCGGCTATCGCTCCCACACTGCCCAGCACAGCAACGCAGAACACAAACTGAAGACACACCTGGAGAAagacaagagcagagagagagagagagagagagataatcacTTAAATAATCTTGACTGAAgagaaatattaaatattaattcCAACCACAATGTGAGGGAAACTGCAGCGTTGGCATCTGTTTTAAGCCAAGGTTAATTATTGTTCTCCCTcatgctgtcacacacacacacacgatactgGAAATATGGGTCAACATCTCTCATAGGCATTTGTTGAGCATATGAAAGTGTCGTGGCCCACACCCTGTGTGTGTTGACGTAACGTAGGCAGAGGAAAAGTGTGTGCGTGGCGTCCATACCCTGTATCGGTRAACTAGGCGCAGGCAGCGGGAGCTGGAGCGTATCCTCTCCTGCTTGACGTGGTTGAGCATGTGGAGGAGCAGGGGGCTGTGCACCTGGTGGGCCAGGTCTATGGGACTGTGACCCTGAggagacaaacacaacacagtcacagcatCACACTCACAATCCTTAGTTAACCTCACACACACTATAGTCCATTATATTCACTATAGCAAATAAATACGCACATGTTCATCTTTCTAATACACATGCATCTCAGAGACTTATATGTTAGTAACATCCCGAGTATGATGCAAGCATCGATTTAGTCTATGCttttataaccccccccccaggAGCTCACATTTATTATAGgattaattagtgtgtgtgtgtgagatctcaCGTTGGCGTTCTCGGCATCCACGCTAGCCCCGGCCTCCAGCAGGATGTGGGCGGCGTCCACGTTTCCCGCCAGCACGGCACAGTGCAGCGGAGAGTTCCTGTTCACTTTGTCCACCGCACTCACCGARGCATTGCACTTCATCAGGAAGTTAGTGGGCTCGGGCCTGCATTCAATGATTGGTTTATTGACTCCCAGATCTCCCCACCTTAACCATGACCTTTCTTAGTAGTACATGACCAAAACAGCCTAATAGGCCAGTTATTGTGGACATATGTTATTGTAAGCATACATAGAAAAGAAACAAATAATCATTGGGTTGCAGGGAAACGTACCCAATGATTTTCTGTGCTGCCAACATCAGGGGTGTTTGCCCACTTGAGTCAGGAAGGTCAACTTCCtacaacagcaaaaaaaaaaaaaaaagcgggCCCTGTTAGACTGAAGACGGTGAATAAAGGAGAAAGGATGAGAAAGCACAAGAATaaaagagaaggagagtgtgtggctgagagagaaagagtctcaCTTGTCCCTTGGCCAGGAGGTAGGCTGCTATGGGCATGTGTTGGAAGAGGATTGCCAGATGCAGGCTGCGGTAGCCCTCCCCGTCGGTCACAGATGGGTCGGCT
This genomic window from Salvelinus sp. IW2-2015 unplaced genomic scaffold, ASM291031v2 Un_scaffold1209, whole genome shotgun sequence contains:
- the LOC112070037 gene encoding putative palmitoyltransferase ZDHHC13 isoform X1, coding for MVIQLLRYGADPSVTDGEGYRSLHLAILFQHMPIAAYLLAKGQEVDLPDSSGQTPLMLAAQKIIGPEPTNFLMKCNASVSAVDKVNRNSPLHCAVLAGNVDAAHILLEAGASVDAENANGHSPIDLAHQVHSPLLLHMLNHVKQERIRSSSRCLRLVXRYRVCLQFVFCVAVLGSVGAIADLSSESWLLKGVLLACVMAVVNLAQRQLASPALQSLVPATALMASIFWMLVTWCLCFLPDGPSATVQVLFTFNATALLYYYLRSCRTDPGIVKATEEEKKLNVVLLAEAGCLDPRIFCTSCMMKKPMRASHCFSCDACVAKQDHHSVWINGCIGARNHHFFVLFLLYLCLMGAWMFYGCLVYWSKHCPXHYQEEGVWGAISALVGCSSWVLGVFCLAFFHTTWASILLVIQLYQIAFYGLTNAEIANLVLRQRKLPQSISLRQNPYNLGVVRNLVSFFQLRCCGLSKPATVDWTQQYPPGRDHMFGQPDIV
- the LOC112070037 gene encoding putative palmitoyltransferase ZDHHC13 isoform X2 yields the protein MVIQLLRYGADPSVTDGEGYRSLHLAILFQHMPIAAYLLAKGQEVDLPDSSGQTPLMLAAQKIIGPEPTNFLMKCNASVSAVDKVNRNSPLHCAVLAGNVDAAHILLEAGASVDAENANGHSPIDLAHQVHSPLLLHMLNHVKQERIRSSSRCLRLVXRYRVCLQFVFCVAVLGSVGAIADLSSESWLLKGVLLACVMAVVNLAQRQLASPALQSLVPATALMASIFWMLVTWCLCFLPDGPSATVQVLFTFNATALLYYYLRSCRTDPGIVKATEEEKKLNVVLLAEAGCLDPRIFCTSCMMKKPMRASHCFSCDACVAKQDHHSVWINGCIGARNHHFFVLFLLYLCLMGAWMFYGCLVYWSKHCPXHYQEEGVWGAISALVGCSSWVLGVFCLAFFHTTWASILLVIQLYQIAFYGLTNAEIANLVLRQRKLPQSISLRQNPYNLGVVRNLVSFFQLRCCGLSKPATVDWTQQYPPGRDHMFGQPDIV